Proteins co-encoded in one Callospermophilus lateralis isolate mCalLat2 chromosome 2, mCalLat2.hap1, whole genome shotgun sequence genomic window:
- the Caap1 gene encoding caspase activity and apoptosis inhibitor 1 isoform X3 has protein sequence MTGKKSSREKRRKRSGQDASAALAAPDLVPVLASSGSGSTSGCGSTSGCGSVSCCGNASFSGSVTGAGSGGSCWGASGGDRGERRKRRSTDSSSSVSGSLQQETKYLLPTLEKELFLAEHSDLEEGGLDLTVSLKPVSFYISDKKEMLQQCFCIIGEKKLQKMLPDVLKNCSIEEIKKLCQEQLELLSEKKILKILEGDNGMDSDMEEEADDGSKMGSDLVSHKIQFKLILCRSGNLKSLM, from the exons ATGACGGGGAAGAAATCTTCCCGGGAGAAGCGGCGCAAACGAAGCGGCCAGGATGCGTCCGCGGCACTCGCGGCCCCGGACCTTGTACCGGTCCTTGCCAGCAGCGGCAGTGGAAGCACCAGCGGCTGCGGGAGCACCAGCGGTTGCGGGAGCGTCAGCTGCTGCGGCAACGCCAGCTTCAGTGGAAGTGTCACCGGCGCCGGGAGCGGAGGCAGCTGCTGGGGCGCGAGCGGCGGGGATCGTGGCGAGCGCCGGAAACGGAGAAGCACCGACTCTTCTTCCAGTGTCTCGGGCTCTCTGCAGCAG gAAACCAAGTATCTTTTGCCAACTTTGGAAAAAGAATTATTCTTGGCAGAGCATAGTGACCTTGAAGAAGGTGGACTGGATCTGACTGTCTCATTAAAACCAGTTAGTTTCTATATATCAGACAAAAAAGAAATGCTCCAGCAATGCTTTTGCATTATAGGAGAGAAGAAGTTACAGAAGATGCTTCCTGATGTGTTAAAG aactgttcaatagaagaaattaaaaaactgTGCCAAGAACAATTAGAACTcctgtctgaaaaaaaaatcttgaagattCTTGAGG GTGACAATGGTATGGACTCTGATATGGAAGAAGAGGCAGATGATGGCTCTAAGATGGGATCTGATTTAGTCAGTCA caaaataCAATTTAAATTGATCCTCTGCAGAAGTGGAAACTTGAAAAGTTTAATGTAG